In a genomic window of Streptomyces pristinaespiralis:
- the mreD gene encoding rod shape-determining protein MreD gives MRVNRMLLSTTLVVVALVIQVSVLARLQLPGAVPDLVLLVVLGLAMVYGHMAGAFIGFGAGLLADLAPPADHAAGRYALVLCVIGYLAGLVRPENGKPLRSASGPMAVVVAAAIGTTLLYALVGALVGDTAARHVGLGSLLFTAAVYDLLLAPFTVPLIMWLARRSENDPLAESQSAGATDVAAGWLASGTGLRIGSQRGGLRLRAAKTRAARAGRIKGVKRL, from the coding sequence ATGCGTGTCAACCGGATGCTGCTCTCCACGACGCTGGTCGTGGTCGCCCTCGTCATCCAGGTCTCCGTCCTCGCGCGGCTCCAGCTGCCCGGCGCGGTGCCCGACCTCGTACTGCTCGTCGTCCTCGGACTCGCCATGGTCTACGGCCACATGGCCGGGGCGTTCATCGGCTTCGGCGCGGGTCTGCTCGCGGACCTCGCACCGCCCGCCGACCACGCGGCAGGCCGCTACGCGCTCGTCCTGTGCGTCATCGGCTACCTCGCCGGTCTGGTCCGCCCGGAGAACGGCAAGCCACTGCGGTCCGCCAGCGGGCCCATGGCCGTCGTCGTCGCGGCGGCGATCGGTACGACGCTGCTCTACGCATTGGTCGGCGCCCTCGTCGGCGACACCGCCGCCCGCCATGTCGGCCTGGGCAGTCTGCTGTTCACCGCCGCGGTGTACGACCTGCTGCTCGCTCCGTTCACCGTGCCACTGATCATGTGGCTCGCGAGACGCAGTGAGAACGATCCGCTCGCCGAGAGCCAGAGCGCCGGCGCCACGGACGTGGCCGCTGGCTGGCTCGCCTCCGGCACCGGACTGCGCATCGGCAGCCAGCGCGGCGGACTGCGGCTCAGGGCGGCGAAGACCCGGGCCGCGCGGGCCGGGCGCATCAAGGGAGTCAAGCGACTGTGA
- a CDS encoding DUF4233 domain-containing protein yields the protein MRTLCASTLIGEFFVIGFAGLVAMKSDDVSMAAVWTVCGVAMLLSLLLCGMITRPGGTQLGWALQIALIVGGFVVPAMFFLGVLFGGLWWASIHYGRKIDEAKARWAAQSAEADAG from the coding sequence GTGCGTACGCTCTGTGCATCGACCCTGATCGGCGAGTTCTTCGTGATCGGCTTCGCCGGTCTCGTCGCCATGAAGTCGGACGACGTCTCGATGGCGGCGGTCTGGACGGTCTGCGGCGTAGCGATGCTGCTGTCGCTGCTGCTGTGCGGCATGATCACCCGCCCCGGCGGGACCCAGCTCGGCTGGGCGCTGCAGATCGCGCTGATCGTCGGCGGTTTCGTCGTGCCGGCGATGTTCTTCCTCGGCGTCCTCTTCGGCGGCCTGTGGTGGGCCTCCATCCACTACGGCCGCAAGATCGACGAGGCGAAGGCCCGGTGGGCCGCGCAGTCGGCGGAGGCTGACGCGGGGTAG
- a CDS encoding valine--tRNA ligase yields the protein MTEKTQQQTAPTPELPTQYAPAEVEGALYERWVERGYFEADAKSDKPPFTVVIPPPNVTGSLHLGHAFEHTLIDALTRRKRMQGYETLWQPGMDHAGIATQNVVERELGKEGKSRHDLGREAFIERVWQWKGESGGQISGQMRRLGDGVAWSRERFTMDEGLSQAVQTIFKKLYDDELIYRAERIINWCPRCLTAISDIEVEYQDDDGELVSMKYGEGEDTIVVATTRAETMLGDTAVAVHPDDERYAHLIGKQIKLPLTDRTIPVVADTHVDPEFGTGAVKVTPAHDPNDFEIGQRHNLPSLAVMDERAVITVPGPFEGLDRLEARSAIVGALRAEGRIVAEKRPYVHSVGHCSRCKTTIEPRLSMQWWVKVGPLAKAAGDAVRDGRVKIHPQEMEKRYFDWVDNLHDWCISRQLWWGHRIPVWYGPNGEIVCVGPDEEPPGGDGWTQETDVLDTWFSSGLWPFSTLGWPEQTDSLAKFYPNSVLVTGYDILFFWVARMMMFGLYAMDGTPPFHTIALHGMVRDQFGKKMSKSFGNAVNPLDWMDKYGSDALRFTLARGANPGVDVPIGEDWVQGSRNFANKIWNATRFALMNGATVEGPLPAAEEMSSTDRWILSRLNKTVAEVDAYYEDYQFAKLSETLFHFAWDEVFDWYVELSKTTFFAGGEPARVSARVLGEVLDVMLRLLHPVVPFVTETLWTALTGKESLVIADWPAENSFRDEAAEREIELVQRVVTEVRRFRSDQGLQPGQKVPARLTLDGTALAPHEAAIRQLLRLQPEGEGFHATASLPVAGATVALDLSGTIDVEAERKRLTKDLGAAQKEVAQATAKLGNEAFLAKAPDNVVDKIRTRLAKAEEDIERINTQLANLPAA from the coding sequence GTGACCGAGAAGACTCAGCAGCAGACAGCGCCCACTCCCGAACTGCCGACCCAGTACGCGCCGGCCGAGGTCGAGGGGGCGCTGTACGAGCGCTGGGTAGAACGCGGGTACTTCGAGGCGGACGCCAAGAGCGACAAGCCGCCGTTCACGGTCGTCATCCCGCCGCCCAACGTCACCGGAAGTCTCCACCTGGGCCACGCCTTCGAGCACACGCTGATCGACGCCCTCACCCGCCGCAAGCGGATGCAGGGTTACGAGACGCTGTGGCAGCCCGGCATGGACCACGCCGGCATCGCCACGCAGAACGTCGTCGAGCGTGAGCTCGGCAAGGAGGGCAAGTCCCGCCACGACCTGGGCCGTGAGGCGTTCATCGAGCGGGTCTGGCAGTGGAAGGGCGAGTCCGGCGGGCAGATCTCCGGCCAGATGCGCCGCCTCGGCGACGGTGTCGCGTGGTCCCGCGAGCGGTTCACGATGGACGAGGGCCTGTCCCAGGCCGTCCAGACCATCTTCAAGAAGCTCTACGACGACGAGCTGATCTACCGCGCCGAGCGCATCATCAACTGGTGCCCCCGCTGTCTGACCGCCATCTCGGACATCGAGGTCGAGTACCAGGACGACGACGGCGAGCTCGTCTCCATGAAGTACGGCGAGGGCGAGGACACCATCGTCGTCGCGACGACCCGCGCCGAGACGATGCTCGGTGACACCGCCGTCGCCGTCCACCCCGATGACGAGCGCTACGCGCACCTCATCGGCAAGCAGATCAAGCTGCCGCTGACGGACCGTACGATCCCGGTCGTCGCGGACACGCACGTCGATCCCGAGTTCGGCACCGGCGCCGTCAAGGTGACGCCCGCCCATGACCCGAACGACTTCGAGATCGGCCAGCGGCACAACCTGCCGTCCCTCGCGGTCATGGACGAACGCGCGGTGATCACGGTCCCCGGCCCGTTCGAGGGTCTCGACCGCCTGGAGGCACGGTCGGCGATCGTCGGCGCCCTGCGCGCCGAGGGCCGGATCGTCGCCGAGAAGCGCCCGTACGTCCACTCCGTCGGCCACTGCTCGCGCTGCAAGACGACCATCGAGCCGCGGCTGTCCATGCAGTGGTGGGTCAAGGTCGGTCCGCTGGCGAAGGCGGCCGGCGACGCCGTCCGCGACGGCCGGGTCAAGATCCACCCGCAGGAGATGGAGAAGCGCTACTTCGACTGGGTCGACAACCTGCACGACTGGTGCATCTCGCGCCAGTTGTGGTGGGGCCACCGCATCCCCGTCTGGTACGGCCCGAACGGCGAGATCGTCTGCGTCGGCCCCGACGAGGAACCGCCGGGCGGCGACGGCTGGACCCAGGAGACCGACGTCCTCGACACCTGGTTCTCCTCGGGTCTGTGGCCCTTCTCGACCCTGGGGTGGCCGGAGCAGACCGACAGCCTCGCGAAGTTCTATCCGAACTCCGTCCTGGTCACGGGCTACGACATCCTCTTCTTCTGGGTCGCCCGGATGATGATGTTCGGCCTCTACGCGATGGACGGCACGCCGCCGTTCCACACCATCGCCCTCCACGGCATGGTCCGGGACCAGTTCGGCAAGAAGATGTCCAAGTCCTTCGGCAACGCGGTCAACCCGCTGGACTGGATGGACAAGTACGGCTCCGACGCGCTGCGCTTCACGCTCGCCCGCGGCGCCAACCCGGGTGTCGACGTCCCGATCGGCGAGGACTGGGTCCAGGGCTCGCGGAACTTCGCCAACAAGATCTGGAACGCCACCCGATTCGCGCTGATGAACGGCGCCACCGTCGAAGGCCCGCTGCCGGCGGCCGAGGAGATGTCCTCCACGGACCGGTGGATCCTGTCGCGGCTGAACAAGACCGTCGCCGAGGTGGACGCGTACTACGAGGACTACCAGTTCGCGAAGCTGTCGGAGACCCTCTTCCACTTCGCCTGGGACGAGGTCTTCGACTGGTACGTCGAGCTGTCCAAGACGACGTTCTTCGCGGGCGGCGAGCCGGCCAGGGTCTCCGCCCGGGTCCTCGGCGAGGTCCTCGACGTCATGCTGCGGCTGCTCCACCCGGTGGTCCCGTTCGTCACCGAGACGCTGTGGACCGCGCTGACCGGCAAGGAGTCGCTCGTCATCGCCGACTGGCCGGCCGAAAACTCCTTCCGCGACGAGGCCGCCGAGCGGGAGATCGAGCTCGTCCAGCGGGTCGTCACCGAGGTCCGCCGGTTCCGCAGCGACCAGGGCCTCCAGCCCGGCCAGAAGGTTCCGGCCAGGCTCACGCTCGACGGCACGGCGCTCGCCCCGCACGAGGCCGCGATCCGTCAGCTGCTGCGCCTCCAGCCGGAGGGCGAGGGCTTCCACGCCACCGCGTCACTGCCGGTCGCCGGTGCCACCGTCGCGCTCGACCTGTCGGGCACGATCGACGTCGAGGCGGAGCGCAAGCGACTGACGAAGGACCTGGGCGCGGCGCAGAAGGAGGTCGCCCAGGCGACCGCCAAGCTCGGCAACGAGGCGTTCCTCGCCAAGGCACCGGACAACGTGGTCGACAAGATCCGTACCCGGCTCGCCAAGGCCGAGGAGGACATCGAGCGGATCAACACCCAGCTCGCCAATCTCCCGGCCGCCTGA
- the ndk gene encoding nucleoside-diphosphate kinase: MTQRTLVLLKPDAVRRGLVGEVIGRIERKADWKITALELRTLDRATLEQHYAEHVGRPFYEPLVEFMLSGPVVVMAVEGERVIDGVRQLAGPTDPIAAAPGSIRGDFGTIVRENLIHASDSEESAVRELKLFFQEG, encoded by the coding sequence ATGACTCAGCGCACCCTCGTCCTTCTCAAGCCGGACGCCGTCCGTCGCGGACTCGTGGGCGAGGTCATCGGCCGCATCGAACGCAAGGCCGACTGGAAGATCACCGCGCTGGAGCTGCGCACGCTCGACCGGGCCACCCTGGAGCAGCACTACGCCGAGCACGTCGGCCGGCCGTTCTACGAGCCGCTGGTGGAGTTCATGCTGTCCGGTCCGGTGGTCGTCATGGCCGTCGAAGGTGAGCGGGTGATCGACGGCGTACGCCAACTGGCGGGTCCGACCGACCCGATCGCGGCCGCTCCTGGGTCCATTCGGGGTGACTTCGGCACGATCGTCCGGGAGAATCTGATTCACGCCTCGGACTCCGAGGAGTCCGCCGTTCGGGAACTGAAGCTGTTCTTCCAGGAAGGCTGA
- the folC gene encoding bifunctional tetrahydrofolate synthase/dihydrofolate synthase: MSEQQPDAFDESDAFDEIVDAETDRDPDLAVIEAGSRTLRAQAGSPQADQVPSRPADPEVDRALREVEADLATRWGETKLEPSVARIEALMDVLGEPQRAYPSVHITGTNGKTSTARMIEALFSAFDLRTGRYTSPHVQSITERISLDGAPIDAERFIETYNDIKLYVEMVDARQEYRLSFFEVLTGMAYAAFADAPVDVAVVEVGMGGSWDATNVIDGSVAVVTPIDLDHTDRLGTTPAEIAAEKAGIIKQGATVILAQQPVDAAQVMLKRAVEADATVAREGMEFGVVSREVAVGGQLLTLRGLGGEYEQIFLPLYGAHQAHNAAVALAAVEAFFGVGAGDGRTLDADTIRRAFASVSSPGRLEVVRRSPTVVLDAAHNPAGARAAAAAVTESFGFSRLIGVVGASDDKDVRGFLEAFEPIFHEIVVTQNSSHRAMDADTLAAVAVEVFGDDRVVVEPRLDDALEAAITLAEEESEFAGAGVLVTGSVITVGEARLLLGKG; the protein is encoded by the coding sequence GTGAGTGAGCAGCAGCCCGACGCCTTCGACGAGTCCGACGCCTTCGACGAGATCGTCGACGCAGAGACCGACCGCGACCCCGACCTGGCGGTGATCGAGGCCGGCAGCCGCACCCTGCGCGCACAGGCCGGATCGCCGCAGGCCGACCAGGTGCCGTCCCGCCCGGCGGATCCGGAGGTGGACAGGGCGCTGCGCGAGGTCGAGGCGGATCTCGCGACGCGCTGGGGCGAGACCAAGCTGGAGCCCTCCGTCGCCCGTATCGAGGCGCTGATGGACGTGCTGGGCGAGCCGCAGCGGGCCTATCCCTCCGTCCACATCACGGGGACGAACGGCAAGACCTCCACGGCCCGGATGATCGAGGCCCTGTTCTCCGCCTTCGACCTGCGCACCGGCCGGTACACCTCGCCGCACGTCCAGTCGATCACCGAGCGGATCAGCCTGGACGGCGCTCCGATCGACGCGGAGCGCTTCATCGAGACGTACAACGACATCAAGCTCTACGTCGAGATGGTCGACGCGCGCCAGGAATACCGGCTGTCGTTCTTCGAGGTGCTCACGGGCATGGCGTACGCGGCCTTCGCCGACGCCCCCGTGGACGTGGCCGTCGTCGAGGTCGGCATGGGCGGCAGCTGGGACGCGACCAACGTGATCGACGGCTCGGTCGCCGTGGTCACCCCCATCGACCTGGACCACACGGACCGGCTCGGTACCACTCCCGCCGAGATCGCCGCCGAGAAGGCCGGGATCATCAAGCAGGGCGCGACCGTGATCCTGGCGCAGCAGCCGGTCGACGCCGCGCAGGTGATGCTGAAGCGTGCCGTCGAGGCGGACGCGACCGTGGCCCGCGAGGGCATGGAGTTCGGCGTCGTCTCGCGCGAGGTGGCGGTCGGCGGCCAGTTGCTGACCCTGCGCGGCCTGGGCGGCGAGTACGAGCAGATCTTCCTCCCCCTCTACGGCGCGCACCAGGCCCACAACGCGGCGGTGGCGCTCGCGGCGGTCGAGGCGTTCTTCGGCGTGGGCGCGGGTGACGGGCGCACGCTGGACGCCGACACGATCCGCAGGGCGTTCGCCTCGGTGTCCTCGCCCGGCCGGCTGGAGGTCGTGCGCCGCAGCCCCACGGTCGTGCTGGACGCCGCCCACAACCCGGCGGGCGCGCGCGCCGCCGCGGCCGCCGTCACCGAGTCGTTCGGCTTCTCCCGGCTGATCGGTGTCGTGGGCGCGAGTGACGACAAGGACGTCAGGGGCTTCCTGGAGGCCTTCGAGCCGATCTTCCACGAGATCGTCGTGACCCAGAACTCCAGCCACCGCGCGATGGACGCGGACACGCTGGCCGCCGTCGCCGTGGAGGTCTTCGGCGACGACCGGGTGGTCGTCGAGCCGCGGCTCGACGACGCGCTGGAGGCGGCGATCACGCTCGCGGAGGAGGAGTCGGAGTTCGCCGGCGCGGGTGTGCTGGTGACGGGTTCCGTGATCACGGTCGGCGAGGCCCGGCTGCTGCTGGGGAAGGGCTGA
- the mrdA gene encoding penicillin-binding protein 2, with amino-acid sequence MSNIPETGRTPRVQIRLVIIQVLVFSLLLTLGGRLWYLQIRNGDEYADEASGNHVQRVVTPAVRGSILDARGVPLADNETRLVVSASRTELLKMKDDGEAVLTRLAGVLGMKPKEVMDKVRLCDSKTPQPCWNGSPYQPIPVTDEATTQQALQIRERSEDFPGITAEPTAVRRYTAPAKARTAQVLGYLSPVTDEEIQKAKDSDSPYLRSDQVGRSGLERTYDKALRGKAGVTSYEVDKLGRVMGEAEADPGVPGSHLVTSIDARVQAVAEYELHQAMKTVRGETDKITGRPYEADAGAVVVMEAKTGRVVAMASQPDYDPNAWVGGISAKDYAKLTGKESNYPLLNRATQGQAPAGSVFKVVSASAAVRAGHPFDDLYNCSSSYSMGNRSFANFESQGHGPITLGDALKYSCNTVFYRLGHQEWQRDGGLKPKKNAHDWFYRTAHDFGFGSETGIDLPNEVKGRIPDRHWKQAFWEANKDSWCKQGKKGGTYVQQIAYESCLEGNQLKAFDSINFAIGQGDVLITPIQLATAYAAISNGGTLYNPTIGKAVVSPDGKKIEEIEPKAHGKLPVNAETIKDLDKGLRSVVEPGGTAAWRFGGWPQDKIPMRAKTGTAQVYGKQTTSWFATYTDDYTIVMTISQGGTGSGASGPAVRNIYDAIYGLDKEGNQDLKRALLPKPQQTLPKISPDGSIEAPEVKPYVPPKPKDAQPVLAGPPVRRD; translated from the coding sequence GTGAGCAACATTCCGGAGACCGGCCGGACCCCCCGGGTCCAGATCCGGCTCGTCATCATCCAGGTACTCGTCTTCTCCCTCCTCCTCACCCTCGGCGGCCGGCTCTGGTACCTCCAGATCCGCAACGGCGACGAATACGCCGACGAAGCCAGCGGCAACCACGTCCAGCGGGTGGTCACACCCGCCGTACGAGGCTCGATCCTCGACGCCCGCGGTGTGCCGCTCGCCGACAACGAGACCCGTCTCGTGGTCTCCGCGTCCCGCACCGAGCTGCTGAAGATGAAGGACGACGGGGAGGCCGTCCTCACCCGGCTCGCCGGCGTCCTCGGCATGAAGCCGAAGGAGGTCATGGACAAGGTCCGCCTCTGCGACTCCAAGACCCCGCAGCCCTGCTGGAACGGCTCCCCGTACCAGCCGATCCCGGTCACCGACGAGGCCACCACCCAGCAGGCACTGCAGATCCGGGAGCGCTCGGAGGACTTCCCCGGCATCACCGCCGAACCCACCGCCGTACGCCGCTACACGGCCCCCGCCAAGGCCCGGACCGCGCAGGTGCTCGGCTATCTCTCGCCGGTCACCGACGAGGAGATCCAGAAGGCAAAGGACTCCGACTCGCCCTACCTGCGCTCCGACCAGGTCGGCCGCTCCGGCCTCGAGCGCACCTACGACAAGGCACTGCGCGGCAAGGCAGGCGTCACCTCGTACGAGGTCGACAAGCTCGGCCGGGTCATGGGCGAGGCGGAGGCGGACCCGGGCGTGCCCGGATCCCACCTCGTCACCAGCATCGACGCCCGTGTCCAGGCCGTCGCCGAGTACGAGCTCCACCAGGCGATGAAGACCGTCCGCGGGGAGACCGACAAGATCACCGGCCGCCCCTACGAGGCCGACGCGGGCGCCGTCGTCGTCATGGAGGCCAAGACCGGCCGGGTCGTCGCCATGGCGTCCCAGCCCGACTACGACCCCAACGCCTGGGTCGGCGGCATCTCCGCCAAGGACTACGCCAAGCTCACCGGCAAGGAATCCAACTACCCGCTGCTCAACCGGGCCACCCAGGGCCAGGCACCCGCCGGCTCCGTCTTCAAGGTCGTCTCGGCCAGCGCGGCCGTGCGGGCCGGCCACCCCTTCGACGACCTCTACAACTGCAGCAGCTCCTACAGCATGGGCAACCGGAGCTTCGCCAACTTCGAGTCCCAGGGGCACGGCCCCATCACCCTCGGCGACGCCCTCAAGTACTCCTGCAACACCGTCTTCTACCGACTCGGCCACCAGGAGTGGCAGCGCGACGGCGGCCTCAAGCCCAAGAAGAACGCCCACGACTGGTTCTACCGGACCGCCCACGACTTCGGGTTCGGCTCCGAGACCGGCATCGACCTCCCGAACGAGGTCAAGGGCCGCATCCCCGACCGTCACTGGAAGCAGGCCTTCTGGGAGGCCAACAAGGACTCCTGGTGCAAGCAGGGCAAGAAGGGCGGCACCTACGTCCAGCAGATCGCCTATGAGAGCTGCCTCGAAGGCAACCAGCTGAAGGCCTTCGACAGCATCAACTTCGCCATCGGTCAGGGCGACGTGCTCATCACCCCGATCCAGCTGGCCACCGCCTACGCCGCCATCAGCAACGGCGGCACCCTCTACAACCCCACGATCGGCAAGGCCGTCGTCAGCCCCGACGGCAAGAAGATCGAGGAGATCGAGCCCAAGGCCCACGGCAAGCTCCCGGTGAACGCCGAGACCATCAAGGACCTCGACAAGGGACTGCGTTCCGTCGTCGAGCCCGGCGGCACCGCCGCCTGGAGGTTCGGCGGCTGGCCCCAGGACAAGATCCCGATGCGGGCCAAGACCGGCACCGCGCAGGTCTACGGCAAGCAGACCACCTCGTGGTTCGCCACCTACACCGACGACTACACGATCGTCATGACGATCTCCCAGGGTGGTACGGGCTCCGGCGCGTCCGGTCCCGCCGTGCGCAACATCTACGACGCGATCTACGGCCTGGACAAGGAAGGCAACCAGGACCTCAAGCGGGCCCTGCTGCCCAAGCCGCAGCAGACCCTGCCCAAGATCTCCCCGGACGGCTCGATCGAGGCCCCCGAGGTCAAGCCCTACGTTCCTCCGAAGCCGAAGGACGCCCAACCAGTGCTCGCGGGACCACCCGTGCGGAGGGACTGA
- the mreC gene encoding rod shape-determining protein MreC has product MRDTKESRLLLALLIAIAFALITVDIRGGEESPVDGARQAAASVFGPVENGVAAAVDPIGNAIGAVRDSGDRHDRIKQLQLENAELKQRLGSDERNNSRLRQLDGMIRTAAAGQYGIKGAEVIAIGAAQGFSWTVTIDIGSEDGITRDMTVINSEGLVGRVTTVGPRTSTVLLANDPDFTVGTRMEKTDELGFATGQGDRPLLVQLLNGKSKVKKGDRLVTFGSQGSKPFVPGVPVGEIIRVDPARGDLTRNVYVRPYAGFSRLDIVGVVVQAPRTDPRDTVLPPKPAGPKPTPTVTVTVTPGATPPEGEAPVQDDGQVQGDGPDPGASDGDATGQNDDQ; this is encoded by the coding sequence GTGAGGGACACAAAGGAGAGCCGGCTGCTCCTGGCATTGCTGATCGCCATCGCGTTCGCCCTGATCACGGTGGACATCCGCGGCGGTGAGGAGTCACCGGTCGACGGTGCACGGCAGGCCGCGGCGTCGGTCTTCGGGCCCGTGGAGAACGGCGTCGCGGCCGCCGTCGACCCGATCGGCAACGCGATCGGAGCGGTCCGGGACTCCGGTGACCGTCACGACCGCATCAAGCAGCTCCAGTTGGAGAACGCCGAGCTGAAGCAGCGGCTCGGCAGCGACGAACGCAACAACAGCCGGCTCCGTCAGCTCGACGGCATGATCCGGACGGCTGCCGCCGGCCAGTACGGCATCAAGGGAGCCGAAGTCATCGCCATAGGAGCGGCCCAGGGCTTCTCCTGGACGGTGACCATCGACATCGGCTCCGAAGACGGCATCACGCGCGACATGACCGTCATCAACAGCGAGGGACTCGTCGGCCGTGTCACGACCGTCGGCCCGCGTACCTCGACCGTGCTGCTCGCCAACGACCCCGACTTCACCGTCGGCACCCGGATGGAGAAGACCGACGAGCTCGGCTTCGCCACCGGGCAGGGCGACCGGCCGCTGCTGGTCCAGCTCCTCAACGGCAAGTCCAAGGTGAAGAAGGGCGACCGGCTGGTCACCTTCGGCTCGCAGGGCAGCAAGCCCTTCGTGCCCGGTGTCCCGGTCGGCGAGATCATCCGGGTCGACCCCGCCCGGGGAGACCTCACCCGCAACGTCTACGTACGCCCCTACGCCGGCTTCAGCAGGCTCGACATCGTCGGCGTCGTCGTCCAGGCGCCGCGGACCGATCCCCGTGACACCGTGCTGCCCCCGAAGCCCGCGGGCCCGAAGCCCACGCCGACCGTCACGGTCACCGTCACCCCGGGCGCGACCCCGCCGGAGGGCGAGGCGCCGGTCCAGGACGACGGCCAGGTCCAGGGCGACGGGCCGGATCCCGGTGCCTCCGACGGCGACGCCACAGGCCAGAACGACGACCAGTAG
- a CDS encoding rod shape-determining protein, with amino-acid sequence MSFIGRDMAVDLGTANTLVYVRGRGIVLNEPSVVAINTNTGGILAVGAEAKKMIGRTPGNIVAVRPLKDGVIADFEITERMLRYFILKIHKRRYLARPRVVVCVPSGITGVERRAVIEASTQAGARQVHIIEEPMAAAIGSGLPVHEATGNMVVDIGGGTTEVAVISLGGIVTAQSIRVAGDELDNAIIQHIKKEYSLLLGERTAENIKITIGSAYEMGEEEHTEIRGRDLVSGLPKTVVISAAEVRKAIEEPVNAIVDAVKTTLDKCPPELSGDVMDRGIVLTGGGALLRGLDERLRRETGMPIHIAENPLDSVALGSGKCVEEFEALQQVLDAQPRR; translated from the coding sequence ATGTCGTTCATCGGCCGTGACATGGCTGTCGACCTCGGGACCGCCAACACGCTGGTGTACGTCAGAGGCCGGGGGATCGTTCTCAACGAGCCGTCCGTCGTCGCCATCAACACCAACACGGGCGGCATTCTCGCGGTCGGCGCCGAGGCGAAGAAGATGATCGGGCGGACACCGGGCAACATCGTTGCCGTCCGGCCGCTGAAGGACGGCGTCATCGCCGACTTCGAGATCACCGAGCGGATGCTCCGCTACTTCATCCTCAAGATCCACAAGCGCCGCTATCTCGCCCGGCCCCGCGTCGTCGTCTGTGTGCCCTCCGGTATCACGGGTGTCGAGCGCCGCGCGGTCATCGAGGCGTCGACCCAGGCGGGCGCCCGCCAGGTGCACATCATCGAGGAGCCCATGGCCGCGGCCATCGGCTCCGGCCTTCCGGTCCACGAAGCCACCGGCAACATGGTCGTCGACATCGGCGGTGGCACCACCGAGGTCGCCGTGATCTCGCTGGGAGGAATCGTCACAGCACAGTCCATCCGTGTCGCCGGTGACGAGCTCGACAACGCGATCATCCAGCACATCAAGAAGGAGTACTCGCTCCTCCTCGGTGAGCGGACCGCGGAGAACATCAAGATCACCATCGGCTCCGCGTACGAGATGGGCGAGGAGGAGCACACCGAGATCCGCGGCCGTGATCTGGTCTCGGGTCTGCCCAAGACCGTGGTCATCTCCGCCGCCGAGGTCCGCAAGGCCATCGAGGAACCGGTCAACGCGATCGTCGACGCCGTCAAGACCACGCTCGACAAGTGCCCGCCCGAGCTCTCCGGCGACGTCATGGACCGCGGCATCGTCCTCACCGGCGGTGGCGCGCTGCTGCGCGGCCTCGACGAGCGGCTCCGCCGGGAGACGGGCATGCCGATCCACATCGCGGAGAACCCGCTGGACTCGGTGGCGCTCGGCTCCGGCAAGTGCGTGGAGGAGTTCGAGGCGCTCCAGCAGGTGCTGGACGCCCAGCCGCGTCGTTAG